The Falco peregrinus isolate bFalPer1 chromosome 9, bFalPer1.pri, whole genome shotgun sequence genome includes a window with the following:
- the PABPC1L gene encoding polyadenylate-binding protein 1-like, with product MNASGPGYPLASLYVGDLHPDVTEAMLYEKFSPAGPIMSIRVCRDIATRRSLGYAYINFQQPVDAERALDTMNFEVIKGRPIRIMWSQRDPGLRKSGVGNVFIKNLDDSIDNKALYDTFSAFGNILSCKVVCDENGSRGYGFVHFETHEAATRAIETMNGMLLNDRKVFVGQFKSRKERETEFGARAIEFTNVYIKNFGDDMDDDRLREIFSKFGKTLSVKVMMDNTGRSKGFGFVNFEKHEEAQKAVADMNGKEINGRMVYVGRAQKRLERQSELKRKFEQIKQERVSRYQGVNLYVKNLDDGIDDERLRKEFSPYGTITSAKVMTEGGHSKGFGFVCFSSPEEATKAVTEMNGRIVSTKPLYVALAQRKEERKAILTNQYMQRLATMRALPGPLLGSFQPPPGYFIPPIPQPQTRATFYSPSPVVPVRPATRWSAQPSRPPSYPAATPILRAAVPPRRLLSNISTMRQAATQVPRVPPQAQRVANIGTQTVSTRVSSSPTLLRGTPQYKYSSAVRNVQPMGHMPSVVAPQVGEPAVHVQGQEPLTASVLAAAPPQEQKQMIGERLYPLIHATHPSLAGKITGMLLEMDNSELLLLLESPDSLSSKMEEAVAVLQAHQASETLHKSSATAFLQ from the exons ATGAACGCCAGCGGCCCTGGCTACCCCTTAGCCTCCCTCTACGTGGGAGACCTCCACCCTGACGTGACCGAAGCCATGCTCTATGAGAAATTCTCGCCTGCTGGGCCCATCATGTCCATCCGGGTCTGCCGGGACATCGCCACGCGCCGGTCGCTGGGCTATGCCTACATCAACTTCCAGCAGCCCGTGGATG CTGAGCGAGCCCTGGACACCATGAATTTTGAGGTGATCAAAGGCCGTCCCATCCGCATCATGTGGTCCCAGCGGGACCCTGGGCTCAGGAAGTCAGGGGTTGGAAATGTCTTCATCAAGAACCTGGATGACTCCATTGATAACAAAGCCCTGTATGACACATTCTCGGCCTTTGGAAACATCCTGTCATGCAAG GTGGTTTGTGATGAAAACGGATCCCGTGGCTATGGCTTCGTTCACTTTGAGACTCACGAGGCAGCAACTCGGGCCATTGAGACCATGAATGGGATGCTGCTCAATGACCGAAAGGT GTTTGTTGGCCAATTCAAATCCCGCAAAGAGCGTGAGACAGAGTTTGGGGCTAGGGCGATAGAGTTCACCAACGTCTACATCAAAAACTTCGGTGATGACATGGATGACGACAGACTGCGGGAAATATTCTCCAAGTTTG GAAAGACACTAAGTGTCAAAGTCATGATGGACAACACCGGCCGTTCGAAGGGCTTTGGATTTGTCAACTTTGAGAAGCACGAAGAAGCCCAGAAG GCGGTGGCCGACATGAACGGGAAGGAGATCAATGGGCGGATGGTGTACGTGGGCCGAGCCCAGAAGCGGCTGGAGCGCCAGAGCGAGCTGAAGCGGAAATTTGAGCAAATCAAGCAGGAGCGAGTGAGCCGGTACCAG GGGGTCAACCTGTACGTGAAGAACCTGGATGATGGGATAGATGACGAGAGGCTGAGGAAGGAGTTCTCTCCCTATGGCACCATCACCAGCGCCAAG GTGATGACAGAGGGTGGCCACAGcaaagggtttgggtttgtatgtttttcctccccagaagaGGCTACCAAGGCCGTGACAGAAATGAACGGGCGGATCGTCAGCACTAAGCCTCTCTACGTTGCGCTCGCTCAAAGGAAAGAGGAGCGGAAAGCAATCCTCACCAACCAGTACATGCAGAGATTAGCCACCATGagggccctgcctggccctcTCCTGGGCTCCTTCCAGCCCCCCCCGGGGTACTtcatcccccccatcccccag CCACAAACCAGAGCTACCTTCTACAGCCCCAGCCCAGTTGTCCCAGTCCGTCCTGCCACTCGCTGGAGTGCGCAGCCCTCCCGGCCTCCCT CGTATCCTGCAGCTACCCCCATCCTGAGGGCTGCTGTGCCGCCCCGGCGCCTGCTGTCCAACATCAGCACCATGAGACAGGCTGCCACCCAGGTGCCCCGTGTGCCCCCCCAGGCCCAGAGAGTGG CCAACATCGGGACGCAGACGGTCAGCACTCGGGTGTCCTCCTCGCCCACCCTGCTGCGGGGCACCCCGCAGTACAAGTACTCCTCGGCCGTCAGGAACGTCCAGCCGATGGGGCACATGCCGTCCGTGGTGGCGCCACAG gtgGGAGAACCTGCTGTGCATGTCCAGGGGCAGGAGCCGCTGACAGCATCCGTGCTTGCAGCAGCCCCTCCGCAGGAGCAGAAGCAAATGATAG GTGAGCGCCTCTACCCTCTGATCCACGCCACGCATCCCTCGCTGGCTGGCAAGATcactgggatgctgctggagatggacaactctgagctgctgctgctcctggagtCTCCCGACTCCCTGAGCTCCAAG ATGGAGGAAGCGGTGGCTGTTCTCCAGGCGCACCAGGCTTCGGAGACGTTGCACAAGAGCAGTGCCACGGCGTTCCTGCAGTGA
- the TOMM34 gene encoding mitochondrial import receptor subunit TOM34: MAAEPSASSLRRAGNEEFRRGQYGPAAALYTRALALLEAAGEAAAAERSVLLANRAACRLKEGACDLCVADCSSALALVPFAIKPLLRRAAAYEALERYALAYVDYKTALQVDCAVQAAHDGVNRMTKALLEKDGVNWRQKLPPIPAVPISAQTRWSVPSAGANTPPAAAPQGEADRIAAGTERARTLKEEGNELVKKGNHKKAVEKYSESLKLSQECATYTNRALCYLTLQQYKEAVQDCTEALRLDPKNIKALYRRAQALKELKDYKSSIADIKSLLKTEPKNTAALRLLQELNTA, from the exons ATGGCAGCGGAGCCCAGCGCCAGCTCCCTGCGTCGGGCCGGCAATGAGGAGTTCCGCCGCGGGCAGTACGGGCCGGCCGCCGCGCTCTACACCCGTGCGCTGGcgctgctggaggctgcag GGGAGGCCGCCGCGGCGGAGCGGAGCGTGCTGCTGGCCAACCGCGCCGCCTGCCGCCTGAAGGAGGGCGCCTGCGACCTCTGCGTCGCCGACTGCAGCAg CGCCCTGGCCCTGGTCCCCTTCGCCATCAAGCCCCTGCTCCGGCGGGCCGCGGCCTACGAGGCCCTGGAGCGGTACGCGCTGGCCTACGTGGACTACAAGACGGCGCTGCAGGTGGACTGCGCCGTGCAGGCGGCGCACGACGGCGTCAACAG GATGACTAAAGCCTTGCTGGAGAAGGATGGTGTGAACTGGCGCCAGAAGCTCCCACCAATCCCCGCAGTCCCCATTTCTGCCCAGACGAGGTGGAGCGTTCCTTCTGCCGGGGCAAAcacccctcctgctgctgcgcCACAGGGAGAAGCAG ACCGGATTGCTGCTGGCACGGAGAGAGCTCGAACtctgaaggaagaaggaaatgaacTCGTAAAGAAAGGAAACCATAAAAAAGCAGTTGAGAAGTACAGTGAGAGTTTAAAGCTCAGTCAGGAATGTGCAACTTACACCAACAG AGCTCTCTGTTACTTGACTCTGCAGCAGTACAAGGAAGCCGTACAGGACTGCACGGAAGCTCTGAGGTTAGATCCTAAAAACATTAAGGCACTCTACAGACGTGCTCAAGCACTTAAAGAACTGAAG GATTACAAGTCAAGCATTGCTGATATCAAGAGCTTGTTGAAAACTGAACCAAAGAACACAGCTGCACTGAGATTACTGCAAGAACTGAACACAGCCTAG